The Crocosphaera subtropica ATCC 51142 genome includes a window with the following:
- a CDS encoding acyl-CoA dehydrogenase family protein: MSICKKINNLESFLEEIKSYLQEFVTPFASEIDQSPDALKKALHGLIEHSLLSVRIPQSWGGLGLNPEIFYLLQQLLSQYSGALAFLQLQHQGAVNAIVKSKNEALKQNYLPKIVEENLLFGLGFSQLRRQGKPMITATPIQGGYEITGEVPWITGFDFFDIFILGATLPDDQEIRGIVPFTPSSQVRFSEPIKLGAMQSTNTVTATFKTYFLPEENIVSIDQPGGIHNHDQKVVLYPSFLVLGCAKAGLDIVKNVCQKKEIDFIQEAYDHLNEEWQICERKIRKAMNIDHRSFDDDLQLRVWSINLAQRCAIAALTVSSGAANYYNHPAQRVYKEALVFSVFAQTTDIMKGTLEQLMYN; this comes from the coding sequence ATGTCTATCTGTAAAAAGATTAATAATTTAGAGAGTTTTTTAGAGGAAATTAAATCTTATTTACAAGAATTTGTTACTCCTTTTGCTTCGGAAATTGATCAGTCTCCTGATGCGCTTAAAAAGGCTTTACATGGATTAATAGAACACTCATTATTATCGGTAAGAATTCCTCAATCTTGGGGAGGATTAGGGTTAAACCCAGAAATCTTTTATCTTTTACAACAGTTACTATCTCAATATTCGGGAGCGTTGGCTTTTCTACAACTGCAACATCAAGGGGCTGTTAATGCTATTGTGAAGAGTAAAAATGAAGCTTTAAAACAAAACTATTTACCGAAAATTGTTGAAGAAAACTTATTATTTGGCTTGGGTTTTTCTCAATTGCGACGACAGGGAAAACCGATGATTACGGCTACTCCGATTCAGGGAGGATATGAGATAACGGGTGAAGTTCCTTGGATTACAGGATTTGATTTTTTTGATATCTTTATTTTAGGAGCAACTTTACCAGACGATCAAGAAATTAGAGGAATTGTTCCTTTTACTCCATCGTCTCAAGTTAGGTTTAGTGAGCCGATAAAATTAGGAGCAATGCAGTCAACCAATACCGTCACTGCTACTTTTAAAACCTATTTTTTGCCTGAGGAAAATATTGTTTCGATTGATCAACCTGGAGGTATTCATAACCATGATCAAAAAGTTGTTCTTTATCCTAGCTTTTTAGTTTTAGGATGTGCCAAAGCTGGTTTAGATATTGTTAAAAATGTTTGCCAAAAAAAAGAGATTGATTTTATCCAAGAAGCCTATGACCATCTCAATGAAGAATGGCAGATTTGTGAAAGGAAAATCAGAAAAGCTATGAATATTGATCACCGTTCTTTTGACGATGATTTACAGTTAAGAGTGTGGTCAATTAATTTAGCTCAAAGATGTGCTATAGCAGCTTTAACCGTATCTAGTGGTGCTGCTAACTATTATAATCATCCAGCCCAAAGGGTATATAAAGAAGCCCTTGTTTTTAGTGTTTTTGCTCAAACGACTGATATTATGAAAGGGACTTTAGAACAGTTAATGTATAATTAA